ATCATAAAAAGTTAGCGCGATAATTTTTATGTGAGGATATAACTTTTTTACTGTTTTAGTTGCTTCTATGCCATTCATGCCCGGCATTTTTACATCCATAAAAATCAGATCCAATGATTCTTTCATGATCAGATCCAGAACTTCGAGCCCATTCTGGGCTTCTTTAATGGAGGAGATCTGGTTGATTGAATTCAGGATCGTGATTAATCCAGCTCTGAAAATTTTGTGATCATCTGCAATTAAAACCTTCAATGTATTTTGTTTCATATAATTCATATTATAAAAATTATTTATAAATATATAACTCGCTGAAATAGAATAAAAAATTTAATTATATTACATTATGTAATATAATCAGTTTCCGTTGGAATCAATTAGAAATTGATTTTTTTTATCTGCAACAAATATCTTCTGCAGTAAAAAATTAAACTTTACAAGCTATTTCCTGTCTGTTAAAATGAATAAAAAATCAGGAACATTTAATTTATTTATACATGGCTATAATTTGACTACAATTGCTTTAATTGAATAGTTTAAATTTGCTCCCTTCTTTAGATCAAAACCATTTTAACTCATTTGTATGAAGAATTTTCTCCTGTTTTGCCTTTTTACCTTATATACTTGTATATCATTTGCACAACAGCAGCCTGCAACATTGAATGATGTAATTAAGAAATACGGGGAACCAGGAACTACATCTCCCCACGTTTCCACAAGGGATAGTCGTCCGAATATTTTATTTATCATGCTTGATGATGCACGTTATGACTCATTCGGACCAGAAGATCCTATTCCTTTCTTTCCCACCCCGAACATCGACCGCATTGCTAACGAAGGAATAAATTTTAAGACTACTGTAGATGTGCTTTCTCTTTGTACGCCTGCCAGGGGCACATTTTTTACAGGATTATATCCCCATAAAAACGGCGCTACCAGTAACCCGGAAAATATAAAAAATAATCTGCCATGGATATCCTCTATTTTGAAATCTTCCGGATATTATACAGGCCTGTCAGGCAAATTGGGATTTGATGAAGACAGCGTTCGGGGTTTTGATAAATATCTTATCAGCACCCAGGAGAGTTACATTGATTCACGCTATAATTATAATGGACATCCTAATATTCATATCGCAGGCCACACCACCGACGTACTAACAAATTATGCTGAAGACATTATTGCTACCCGTCCTGTAGATCAGCCTTTCTTCCTTTATCTTGCTCATCGTGCGCCTCACGTTCCTTACATCCCCCGTCCGGAAGATGCGAACCTTTTTACAAACGATACAATGCCTTTCCCCCCTAATGATACCCCTTATGTAAAAAATTATCCTTCATATCTGTATCCTTTTAACCAGGCAGGGGATTCTATAGCCCAGGATACGGAATACCGTGGTTATTTCAGAATGCTGGCAGGTGTGGAATACAATACCGGAGTATTGCTGAATTATCTGGACAGTCTTGGATTACTGGATAATACTGTAATATTTTTCACTAGTGATAACGGAAATATTAAATCAGAACATCTTTTACAGGGAAAACAGTTACTATATGAAGAGTCAATTAAAATTCCGCTTTTCATACGCTATCCTGCCTGGTTTGCACCTGGTACAGTAATTACTAATCAGATTGCTGCAAACATTGATTTTGCGCCTACTTTAATGGATTTAGCAGGAGTTACCAATACTTATGGAATGGATGGAGTGTCTTTGCGAAAGCTTGCCAGCCAGGAGGTTATCCGGCACAATATAATGTGTGAAGTATTTCAGGAGAACGAAACTCCTTCTATGAGGGAGGCACGTACGATGGATTATACCCTTATTAAAAGCTTTTGTGACCAGGAGACGGAGGAATTTTTTGATCTGGTAAACGATCCCAGGGAAAATATTAATCTTATTAATGACCCTGCTTATCAATCCATAATTAAATATTACCGTTGCAAATTAGACAGCATGCGAGTAGCCTTAAAAGACTTTGGTATCGATACTATTATTTCCTGTAAGCTGAAATTTGAAGATACCAGTCATGTAGGCTTTTCAGACAATCCAGGTCCTATTCCTGCTTGTGTTGTTCCTGTATTTGACGCTGGCGATCCCTACAACCAAGGCGGTGGCAGCACTACCGGTATTGATAATATTCCAGTCGAAGAATCAGGAATATGGAATGTAACCGTTTTTAATTTATTAGGACAACCTGTGTTCAATGATAAACGCTTCTATAAGTTTCCACTCTCGGATCAATTAATCTATGTAGGTAATACTCCCCCTGGCATATATGTTATTTCATTTGAAAATCAGGGGCAGCATTTAGTGAGGAAGATTTTTTTGCAATAAAATCATATGTTATTTTTTGATGGAAAAAAAGGTGATTTCTCTTTGAACGGTTAGAAATTCATTCCATGTTTCCTCTATAATAGATGCAGCAGGTTTAATATCCTTTATTAATCCGCTTACCTGACCTATTTCTAATTCGCCTTCATCAAGGTCACCCTCAAACATTCCGCGCTTGGCTCGCGATCTGCCTAATAAAAGGCTCAGCTCTTCTTTGGATGAACCATTATCTTCAGCCGCTTGAATTTTATCATAAAATTTATTTTTTAATAACCGCACCGGCATCAATTTCTTCAAAGTAAGCACAGTGCTTCCTTCTTCGCTGTCAATAATTTTATTCTTAAACTTATGATGGCCACTTGCTTCAGTACTGGCGACAAAGCGGGACCCCATTTGAACACCTTCCGCCCCCAAAGCAAAGGCAGCCATCATGGCACGGCCCGTTGCAATACCACCAGCAGCTATTACAGGAATATTTACTGCTTTCTTTACCAGAGGAACTAAAACCATCGTAGTAGTTTCTTCACGACCATTGTGACCACCTGCCTCGAACCCTTCGGCAACCACTGCATCGCATCCGGCATCCTCCGCTTTCTTTGCAAACTTAGCACTCGATACCACATGCACTACCTTTATTCTATCTGTTTTTAATTGGGAAGTCCATGCTTTAGGATTGCCTGCAGAGGTAAAAACAATGGGTACATTTTCATCTCTGATAATTTTCATGTGCTGATCAATATCGGGGTACATTAAAGGAACATTCACTGCAAAAGGCTGTGAAGTCGCTGCTTTACATTTGCGGATATGGTGCTGAAGAATTTCCGGATACATTGAGCCTGATCCAATAATACCTAAGGCGCCTGCATTCGAGACGGCTGATGCAAGCTCCCAACCACTGCACCAAATCATTCCCGCCTGGTTAATAGGATATCTTATACCAAATAATTGTGTGATACGATTGTTCATTTTATGAAAATAAAAATATTGCAAATGACGTGCACATCCCTTTATATAGATTTCAGCCGGGTAATTATTAATTATTCAGACGGATAAACAATAAAGATGGCTCAGCGCATATCAATTTCTGTATCATCACCGAGATTAAGGGTCTGGCTTATACCTCTGATGGTAGTATCATTGCCTATCAATGAGTGGTGAAGCAGCACATCTTCTATAACTGAATAACTGCCTATAATCGAATCCCGGATAACGGATGAATCTATAGTTGTGTTTTCTCCAATGGTAACGCTGGGACCAACAATGCAGTTGCTAAGACGGCAATTTTCGGCAATGCTTACGGGATCTATAATAATAGAATTTTCAAAAAGCAATGAAGAAGAAAGAGAGTGCCCCATTTTTTTCAGAAGAATTGAATTTGTCTCCAGCAATGATTCTTTTCTGCCGCAATCGAACCAGTTATTGACTTTATATCCTTTAAATACAATACCTCTTTCAACCATACGCATTAGTGCATCTGTAAGCTGGATTTCCCCGCGCGTGAGTATCATATTTTTAATGTTATATTCCAATGCATCAAATAACTCTTTCGATTCGTTGATTTTATAAAGACCAACCAAAGCAAGATTTGATTTTGGGATTTGTGGCTTTTCGATCAGACGTATAATAGTGCCATTTTTTTCTACCATTTCCGCGACTCCAAAATCTCTTGGGTCATCAACTTTTTTTAAACATAAAATAGAATGGGGAGAATCCACAAGGTCTTTCATGTTTAAATCAAAAACACTGTCACCGAGAGCAATAAAGACCGGCTCATCAGGATCAACATGATTTCTTGCATGCCAGATAGCATGGCCGATTCCTTCGCGTATTACTTGCTCAACAAAAGTTGCATTGATGTGAGGATATTTTTTTTCAACGAAATCCCTGATTTTTTCTCCCAAATAGCCTATTATAAATATATAATTGGTAATTCCTGCAGCAATCATTTCATCAATGATAAATGCAAGTATTGGTTTTCCGGCTATCGGAATAAGTGCTTTTGGTTGCGTATAGGTGTGAGGCCGCAGCTTGGTTCCGGTTCCCGCAACTGGAATAATAGCTTTCATGAGAGGTGTTTCTCCGTGCTAAATGTACGAAACATCCGGATCAGGGATAGTTTACAGCTTTGCAAATGCATTTAGCTTATTTGAATTTTGTATTGAATTATATTATTATTACAAATAGCATTTGGTACCCTTGTAGCTAATCTTTATGAAACATGATTGGTTTCATAGAAATAGTTGCTACTATCGGGAAATGGTCTGAATATTCTTTACAAATGGTTTTATAATTATTTACAACAAATTGTTTATCTGTAAAGATGTAGTCGATACGATATATTTTCAGAATACCGGAGTAAGTTGGCCCAATCCCCCATCCGCCAGCTAAAAAGGCATCCTGTAAATTGCTGCTTATTATATGGTATGCAAAAGACACCGGCGTATCGTTAAAATCGCCGCACAGGATTACCGGGTAAGGGCTTTCTTTAACAGCAGTTTCGGTTTGGATTGCTTGTTTTTCGCGGAGAATAAATGCCTTCCTTAATTTCGCAACAATGGCTTCAGTTGGTCTAACCTGCAAATTCTGATTTGCGGATATATCTTCGAGATATTTATAGTCTTTATCTGATAGGTAAATTGATTGCAGGTGAATATTGAATACGCGAATAGTTGTATCATCTAATTTAATATCGGCATAACAGCATGAATTTTGGGTGGGCTTTTCAAACTCAATACTTCCTGTGCCTGCGATTGGATAATGGCTGAAAATTGCAATTCCCCATGCATCCACCATACGATGTTCATACGTTTTTTCAAAAAAATAATATTTAAAGCCAGCCTGATCCATCAGCATTTTAATAGTTTGAAAATTGCCTTTTGAAGAGGTATAAAATTCCTGAAAGCAAATTATATCGGGATTTTGCTCTTTTATCAGTTTTAAAATTTCGTTTAATGTTCCATTTTTTTTAGACCAGTGATAGAGGTCGAAATTGCGCACGTTATAACTCATCACTTTTAAGGGTGACGCTTTTGATCTTCCGGCTATAGAAGGAAAAGGAAGTGAAAAATATGTTTTCAACACAGGGAAAGTCAAAGAAATAGCAATAATGGAAATGAAACTATATTTAAACCGGACAATAATCCAAAAAAAAATAAAGAAAATATTGATAAAAATAAAGATTGGATAAGCCAGGCCAAAAAATGAAAATACCCACAGCCTGGAAGGATTGGCATATATACTTATTCCACCTGCTAACAAACCAGACGCAGCAATAAAATTTAAGAGTAAGATTATTTTTCTTAGGAAGGTCAACGTAATGACTTTAATTAGAAAAGAGTATAAGGCGATTTTCACGTCTCATATATTCTGAAAACTTATCAATTCCAGCGTAAGCTCCGGAAGGATTATTTATCTTCCTTGCTCACGTTAAATAAAAAATCTTTTTCTGATTTCGTCAGAGTATCATATCCTGACTGGGCAATTTTATCGAGTATAGTATCGAGCTGTTCTTGTTTTGATACAGAAACATTCTTCTTTTGCGGAGCGGAAGAATAAGTTTTCTTTTTAGAAGAGTGAACTATTTTTACAGGGGGTTTTTTATTAAAAAAATGTGTGAAGTAATCTATCAGCCAGTTTACGCCCTGTCCTAAATCCCTTCCCGATTGCAGTTGGCGTATGTAAACAAATCCAAAAAAAGCACCACCTAAATGTGCAATATGACCCCCGGGATTGGAGGTGGGTATGCTGATGATATCCAGCAGAATAAGCACCACAGCAATCCACTTTATTTTAACGGAGCCAAATAGTAAGAGGAACATGGTATAATCGGGCACCAATGTAGCTGCAGCAATCATAATTGCCATAACGCTTGCGGATGCTCCCCAGGCACGTGACTCTGCAATGGCATCGCTGAATACCGGGAATACCTGATAAGTAATGATAAAAAGAAGAGCCCCAAATAACCCGCCCATTATATAAAGCGGCAAAATTTTTCGGTTACCCAAAAATTCAGAAAGAATTTTGCCAAACCAATACAGCATAAGCATATTGAACAGTATGTGGGTAAATTCAAAATGAGTAAATGCATACGTAATTAGTGTCCACGGTTGATGCAGCAGCTGATTAAAATCAGCAGGAATTCCCAGGTAAAATCTTAAGGATTCAGGATTGAAACTTTTGCCTGCAAGGAAATATGGAATACTAATTATATTGACAGTAAGAAATACGACCACGTTTAGGGCGATCAATTGATATACCATGCGATCGCTTCGCTTAAAAGT
The Chitinophagales bacterium DNA segment above includes these coding regions:
- a CDS encoding response regulator transcription factor gives rise to the protein MKQNTLKVLIADDHKIFRAGLITILNSINQISSIKEAQNGLEVLDLIMKESLDLIFMDVKMPGMNGIEATKTVKKLYPHIKIIALTFYDDQEFVIEMFANGASAYLLKNTDREEIEEALTTVLNDHHYYSREVSEALFKRLVDKSLLSQKSDGTLSVD
- a CDS encoding sulfatase-like hydrolase/transferase — its product is MKNFLLFCLFTLYTCISFAQQQPATLNDVIKKYGEPGTTSPHVSTRDSRPNILFIMLDDARYDSFGPEDPIPFFPTPNIDRIANEGINFKTTVDVLSLCTPARGTFFTGLYPHKNGATSNPENIKNNLPWISSILKSSGYYTGLSGKLGFDEDSVRGFDKYLISTQESYIDSRYNYNGHPNIHIAGHTTDVLTNYAEDIIATRPVDQPFFLYLAHRAPHVPYIPRPEDANLFTNDTMPFPPNDTPYVKNYPSYLYPFNQAGDSIAQDTEYRGYFRMLAGVEYNTGVLLNYLDSLGLLDNTVIFFTSDNGNIKSEHLLQGKQLLYEESIKIPLFIRYPAWFAPGTVITNQIAANIDFAPTLMDLAGVTNTYGMDGVSLRKLASQEVIRHNIMCEVFQENETPSMREARTMDYTLIKSFCDQETEEFFDLVNDPRENINLINDPAYQSIIKYYRCKLDSMRVALKDFGIDTIISCKLKFEDTSHVGFSDNPGPIPACVVPVFDAGDPYNQGGGSTTGIDNIPVEESGIWNVTVFNLLGQPVFNDKRFYKFPLSDQLIYVGNTPPGIYVISFENQGQHLVRKIFLQ
- a CDS encoding nitronate monooxygenase, which codes for MNNRITQLFGIRYPINQAGMIWCSGWELASAVSNAGALGIIGSGSMYPEILQHHIRKCKAATSQPFAVNVPLMYPDIDQHMKIIRDENVPIVFTSAGNPKAWTSQLKTDRIKVVHVVSSAKFAKKAEDAGCDAVVAEGFEAGGHNGREETTTMVLVPLVKKAVNIPVIAAGGIATGRAMMAAFALGAEGVQMGSRFVASTEASGHHKFKNKIIDSEEGSTVLTLKKLMPVRLLKNKFYDKIQAAEDNGSSKEELSLLLGRSRAKRGMFEGDLDEGELEIGQVSGLIKDIKPAASIIEETWNEFLTVQREITFFSIKK
- a CDS encoding NTP transferase domain-containing protein, with the translated sequence MKAIIPVAGTGTKLRPHTYTQPKALIPIAGKPILAFIIDEMIAAGITNYIFIIGYLGEKIRDFVEKKYPHINATFVEQVIREGIGHAIWHARNHVDPDEPVFIALGDSVFDLNMKDLVDSPHSILCLKKVDDPRDFGVAEMVEKNGTIIRLIEKPQIPKSNLALVGLYKINESKELFDALEYNIKNMILTRGEIQLTDALMRMVERGIVFKGYKVNNWFDCGRKESLLETNSILLKKMGHSLSSSLLFENSIIIDPVSIAENCRLSNCIVGPSVTIGENTTIDSSVIRDSIIGSYSVIEDVLLHHSLIGNDTTIRGISQTLNLGDDTEIDMR
- a CDS encoding endonuclease/exonuclease/phosphatase family protein — its product is MTFLRKIILLLNFIAASGLLAGGISIYANPSRLWVFSFFGLAYPIFIFINIFFIFFWIIVRFKYSFISIIAISLTFPVLKTYFSLPFPSIAGRSKASPLKVMSYNVRNFDLYHWSKKNGTLNEILKLIKEQNPDIICFQEFYTSSKGNFQTIKMLMDQAGFKYYFFEKTYEHRMVDAWGIAIFSHYPIAGTGSIEFEKPTQNSCCYADIKLDDTTIRVFNIHLQSIYLSDKDYKYLEDISANQNLQVRPTEAIVAKLRKAFILREKQAIQTETAVKESPYPVILCGDFNDTPVSFAYHIISSNLQDAFLAGGWGIGPTYSGILKIYRIDYIFTDKQFVVNNYKTICKEYSDHFPIVATISMKPIMFHKD
- a CDS encoding rhomboid family intramembrane serine protease is translated as MRSNTIWTEIKQTFKRSDRMVYQLIALNVVVFLTVNIISIPYFLAGKSFNPESLRFYLGIPADFNQLLHQPWTLITYAFTHFEFTHILFNMLMLYWFGKILSEFLGNRKILPLYIMGGLFGALLFIITYQVFPVFSDAIAESRAWGASASVMAIMIAAATLVPDYTMFLLLFGSVKIKWIAVVLILLDIISIPTSNPGGHIAHLGGAFFGFVYIRQLQSGRDLGQGVNWLIDYFTHFFNKKPPVKIVHSSKKKTYSSAPQKKNVSVSKQEQLDTILDKIAQSGYDTLTKSEKDFLFNVSKEDK